From the Pedobacter cryoconitis genome, one window contains:
- the idi gene encoding isopentenyl-diphosphate Delta-isomerase has translation MKDQVILVDQLDQMTGLMEKMEAHQRGKLHRAFSVFIFNQKGEFLLQQRALNKYHSGGQWSNTCCSHPYPGEETKAGAKRRLQEEMGMDCKLEFGFSFIYYADLKDGLSENEFDHVYFGISDTTPVPNPDEVAAFKYVTLEALETQLKTNPEHYTIWLKICFERVKSDYNQLFNL, from the coding sequence ATGAAAGATCAGGTAATACTTGTAGATCAGCTCGATCAGATGACAGGCTTGATGGAGAAAATGGAAGCGCATCAGCGTGGAAAGCTTCATCGCGCATTTTCGGTATTTATTTTTAACCAGAAAGGCGAATTCCTGTTACAGCAAAGGGCATTAAATAAATATCATTCAGGTGGACAGTGGAGCAATACATGCTGTAGTCACCCTTATCCTGGTGAGGAAACGAAGGCTGGAGCCAAAAGAAGGCTGCAAGAAGAAATGGGCATGGATTGCAAGCTGGAATTTGGGTTTAGTTTTATCTATTACGCTGATTTAAAAGATGGTCTTTCAGAAAACGAGTTTGATCATGTTTATTTTGGTATCAGTGATACCACGCCTGTACCCAATCCTGATGAGGTCGCTGCTTTCAAATATGTAACTTTGGAAGCATTGGAAACTCAGTTAAAAACAAATCCGGAGCACTATACCATCTGGTTAAAGATTTGCTTCGAACGTGTCAAAAGTGATTATAATCAACTGTTTAATTTATGA
- a CDS encoding Gfo/Idh/MocA family protein, whose translation MLSSRRKFIKQTAIAAAGTYMGTMGLSAKSYGNIIGANERVRVGVVGFSDRFATSLFPSFLNHYKELNFDIVAVSDLWNYRRGLGENFLKTKLGHDITACRNNDELYQLKDLDAVIVSTADFQHAVHAIEAINAKCDVYCEKPFAETMSDARAALKAVKASNQILQIGSQRRSGDNYIAAGQFIKSGKFGDITMVELSWNVNQPGRWRRPELVARLKQEDTDWKRFLINRPFEEWDPRIYLEYRLFWPYSSGMPGQWMSHQIDTVHWFTGLKHPRSVVANGGIYQWKDGRRNWDTTTAVFDYGQQNNPENGFQVVFTSRMHNGDENPAEIYYSNGGELNLNTNMVSAKGGLKADAASAMHMQPNLLPDLKLTNQTEKVAASANTGGDKLTSAHMRNWMECIRSRQETHAPVEVGYYHSIANIMTNAAVRTGKKAVFDEATQEVMVDGKVFKY comes from the coding sequence ATGTTATCATCAAGAAGAAAATTTATCAAACAAACTGCAATTGCTGCCGCTGGAACCTACATGGGCACTATGGGCTTATCGGCTAAAAGTTATGGAAATATTATCGGCGCGAATGAGCGTGTCAGAGTCGGTGTAGTCGGTTTTTCAGACCGGTTTGCCACTTCACTCTTCCCCAGCTTTCTCAACCATTACAAGGAACTGAACTTTGATATTGTTGCCGTGTCCGATCTCTGGAACTATCGCAGAGGATTAGGGGAAAACTTTTTAAAAACCAAATTAGGACATGATATTACAGCCTGTCGCAACAACGATGAATTATATCAGCTAAAAGATCTGGACGCTGTTATTGTGAGCACGGCCGATTTTCAGCATGCTGTACATGCGATAGAAGCCATCAATGCCAAATGTGATGTCTATTGTGAAAAGCCTTTTGCAGAAACGATGTCTGATGCCCGTGCAGCTTTAAAAGCCGTAAAAGCATCCAATCAAATTCTTCAGATTGGTTCACAAAGGCGAAGCGGTGACAATTATATAGCGGCCGGACAATTTATTAAATCCGGCAAGTTCGGCGATATTACGATGGTAGAACTCAGCTGGAATGTAAATCAACCCGGACGCTGGCGCAGACCAGAATTAGTAGCCAGATTAAAACAAGAGGATACGGATTGGAAACGTTTTTTAATCAACAGGCCCTTTGAAGAATGGGATCCGCGTATATACCTGGAATATCGTTTATTCTGGCCATATTCATCGGGCATGCCCGGACAATGGATGTCGCATCAAATTGACACAGTGCATTGGTTTACAGGATTAAAACATCCGCGTAGTGTAGTTGCCAACGGTGGAATCTATCAATGGAAAGATGGGCGACGGAACTGGGACACCACTACAGCAGTATTTGATTATGGTCAGCAGAATAATCCGGAGAACGGTTTTCAGGTAGTCTTTACCTCCCGCATGCATAATGGTGATGAAAACCCAGCGGAAATTTATTACTCCAATGGTGGTGAACTGAACCTGAATACGAATATGGTTTCTGCTAAAGGCGGGCTTAAAGCCGATGCAGCAAGCGCAATGCATATGCAGCCGAACCTGTTGCCTGACCTGAAGCTAACTAACCAAACAGAAAAAGTAGCTGCGTCTGCAAATACCGGAGGTGATAAATTAACTTCTGCGCATATGCGGAACTGGATGGAATGTATCAGGTCACGTCAAGAGACGCATGCTCCCGTAGAAGTGGGTTATTATCATTCTATAGCCAATATTATGACCAATGCAGCCGTCAGAACAGGAAAAAAGGCTGTGTTTGATGAAGCAACACAGGAAGTTATGGTGGATGGTAAAGTTTTTAAATATTAG
- a CDS encoding DUF1080 domain-containing protein, with protein MKTKHLLTLAGLLFISLPSTLQAQNQKWQNLFNGKDLKGWKQLNGQARYEVINNEIIGTTVSNTPNSFLATTKSYGDFILELELKVDNSMNSGVQIRSESNADYQNGRVHGYQVEVDPSDRKFSGGIYDEARRGWLYPLDINPKGEQAFKNDQWNKYRIECIGNSIRTWINGVPTANVVDALTPAGFIALQVHAIGKDDQPGKQIHWRNIRIQTEQLKPSKADNIYVVNLVPNTVSPQEKAAGYSLLWDGKTTKGWRGAYKTTFPESGWIIKDGELSVQKSNGAESTNGGDIVTEKQYGAFEMKFDFKLTEGANSGVKYFVTLTEGNKGSAIGPEYQILDDERHPDAKLGKNGNRTLGSLYDLITSKKIPNAQRKIGEWNSGLIRVYPDNKIEYWLNGYKILEYVRGSAEFLALVADSKYKDWKNFGMAPKGHILLQDHGDQVFFRSIKLKQL; from the coding sequence ATGAAAACAAAGCACCTCTTAACCCTCGCAGGTTTATTATTCATCAGCCTGCCCTCAACCCTCCAGGCACAAAATCAGAAATGGCAGAATCTATTTAATGGAAAAGATCTCAAAGGCTGGAAACAACTTAACGGACAAGCCAGATACGAAGTAATTAATAACGAGATTATAGGGACGACAGTTTCCAATACACCAAATTCCTTTCTCGCCACTACAAAAAGCTACGGTGACTTTATTCTCGAACTGGAATTGAAAGTAGATAATTCCATGAATTCCGGCGTGCAAATACGAAGTGAAAGCAATGCTGATTATCAAAATGGAAGAGTACATGGTTATCAGGTAGAAGTTGATCCCTCCGACCGTAAGTTTTCCGGAGGTATTTATGATGAAGCAAGAAGAGGCTGGTTATATCCGCTGGATATTAACCCGAAAGGAGAACAAGCCTTTAAAAATGACCAGTGGAACAAATACCGCATAGAATGTATTGGAAATTCTATCCGTACCTGGATCAACGGTGTTCCGACTGCCAACGTAGTGGACGCGCTGACCCCTGCTGGATTTATCGCCCTGCAAGTACATGCAATTGGCAAAGATGATCAGCCCGGCAAACAAATCCACTGGCGCAATATCCGTATACAGACTGAACAGCTGAAACCTTCAAAAGCGGATAATATTTATGTCGTCAATCTCGTACCCAATACAGTGAGTCCCCAGGAAAAAGCAGCAGGCTATAGCTTACTGTGGGACGGAAAAACGACCAAAGGCTGGCGCGGCGCTTATAAAACAACCTTCCCTGAAAGTGGCTGGATCATTAAAGACGGAGAACTGAGTGTTCAGAAATCTAATGGTGCAGAATCTACAAACGGTGGTGATATCGTAACCGAAAAACAATATGGTGCTTTTGAAATGAAATTCGATTTTAAGCTAACTGAAGGTGCAAATAGCGGTGTTAAATATTTTGTGACGCTTACCGAAGGAAATAAAGGCTCTGCAATTGGCCCTGAATATCAGATATTGGATGATGAAAGACATCCGGATGCGAAATTGGGAAAAAATGGCAACAGGACATTGGGTTCTTTGTATGATCTGATTACCAGTAAAAAAATTCCTAACGCACAGCGAAAAATCGGTGAATGGAACAGCGGATTAATCAGAGTCTATCCAGATAATAAAATAGAATATTGGCTAAATGGCTATAAGATCCTGGAATACGTAAGAGGATCGGCAGAATTCCTCGCTTTGGTAGCAGATAGTAAATATAAAGACTGGAAAAACTTCGGGATGGCTCCAAAAGGACATATCCTGTTACAGGATCACGGTGATCAGGTATTTTTTAGAAGTATCAAATTAAAACAACTTTAA
- a CDS encoding phosphatase PAP2 family protein — protein sequence MIWKAVRHCPLFFIVLVSLLIIGLTSCILTSKLNSFTFLNFYHCPFLDLFFSYYTFMGDGIMCLLTSIVLFFLKKKKLALALLLAFLSSGIIVQILKKLLNEPRPSLYFEQIGFKYSYFINGIQKLHSASFPSGHSASAFAMCIVIALYFKDKRVSVLCLLLALFASYSRIYLAHHFLPDVMVGALIGSVSGLLTYYFVWRSAGLYTNVNTDFKGVMK from the coding sequence ATGATATGGAAAGCTGTAAGACATTGCCCTTTATTTTTCATTGTTCTGGTTTCCTTATTGATCATTGGGTTGACTTCATGTATTTTAACTTCTAAACTGAACAGTTTTACTTTTCTTAATTTCTACCATTGTCCGTTTCTGGATCTGTTTTTTTCCTATTATACGTTTATGGGGGATGGCATCATGTGTCTCCTCACCAGCATTGTGTTGTTCTTTCTAAAGAAGAAGAAGCTGGCTTTAGCTTTATTACTGGCATTTTTAAGCTCTGGAATTATTGTTCAGATTTTAAAGAAATTGCTTAATGAACCCAGGCCGTCCCTTTATTTTGAGCAGATAGGGTTTAAATATTCCTATTTCATTAATGGGATACAGAAATTGCATTCTGCATCTTTTCCTTCTGGCCATTCTGCTTCTGCTTTTGCTATGTGTATTGTGATTGCATTGTATTTTAAAGATAAACGAGTGAGTGTTTTGTGTTTATTGCTGGCTTTATTTGCAAGTTATTCCAGAATTTATCTTGCACACCATTTTTTACCTGATGTTATGGTTGGTGCATTGATTGGTTCTGTATCCGGATTATTAACATATTACTTTGTCTGGCGGTCTGCGGGCTTGTATACCAATGTAAATACTGATTTTAAAGGGGTAATGAAATAA
- the tssD gene encoding type VI secretion system tube protein TssD, protein MAFKTRLTLGSKEFDVLQCSYSLNRDVDAKGRPSSGVYGGTIHLEIESTEDTSVIESMVNNQYKPQAGTIVFKKGEEDAKMKELHFEDGYIIQYNEGIAVNDNTPMTLSFVVSARKLKIGNAEHTNDWPKA, encoded by the coding sequence ATGGCATTTAAAACCAGGTTGACTCTAGGGTCGAAAGAATTCGATGTGCTGCAATGCAGCTATTCATTAAACAGAGATGTGGACGCAAAGGGACGTCCGTCATCAGGAGTTTATGGTGGAACTATTCATTTAGAAATTGAATCTACTGAAGATACTTCAGTAATTGAGTCTATGGTGAATAACCAGTATAAGCCACAAGCAGGAACAATTGTATTCAAAAAGGGTGAAGAAGATGCAAAAATGAAAGAATTGCATTTCGAAGATGGTTACATCATCCAGTACAATGAAGGGATTGCAGTGAACGACAATACTCCAATGACTTTGAGCTTTGTAGTATCTGCGCGTAAACTTAAGATTGGTAATGCTGAGCATACCAACGACTGGCCAAAAGCTTAG
- a CDS encoding sterol desaturase family protein, with translation MNNWIINTLIVAATFIGMEGVAWFTHKYIMHGLFWSLHRDHHHKDHEGFLERNDFFFLIFAIPGIICLGMGSFYGNTVALYIGIGITLYGAAYFFIHDIFIHQRFKIFRNSDHWYFKAIRRAHKMHHKHINKEHGECFGMLWVPFKYFFENNKKTEA, from the coding sequence ATGAATAACTGGATAATTAACACCCTAATTGTAGCAGCAACTTTTATTGGTATGGAAGGAGTTGCATGGTTTACACACAAATATATTATGCATGGATTGTTCTGGAGTTTACACCGTGACCACCATCATAAAGATCATGAAGGCTTTTTGGAAAGAAATGATTTTTTCTTTTTGATTTTTGCTATTCCAGGGATTATTTGCCTGGGAATGGGATCTTTTTACGGAAATACAGTTGCACTGTATATAGGCATAGGAATTACATTGTATGGTGCAGCGTATTTTTTCATCCATGATATCTTCATCCATCAGCGGTTTAAAATATTCAGGAATTCAGATCACTGGTACTTTAAAGCTATCAGAAGGGCGCATAAAATGCACCATAAACATATTAATAAAGAACATGGAGAGTGTTTTGGAATGTTATGGGTCCCGTTTAAATATTTCTTTGAGAACAATAAAAAAACTGAAGCATGA
- a CDS encoding MerR family transcriptional regulator, with translation MNYSISDLEQLSGVQVHTIRIWERRYNALEPMRSAGNTRMYNDDHLRRLLNIVSISQTGLKISQVCALSEKEMNDFLKKEIDQTVSNDAHFEYYTSQLLKYGLVYDESGFDELINKCIHDNGMITTYKQVIYPLLVRLGLMWRKDDICPAQEHFLSNLVRQKLYAAINDLPAVNEVKSSWLLFLPEAEGHDIGLLFANYILKQAGQKVIYLGGRVPLDSVKDAMQNKQVKHMLLFMVRSQPLETANDYLSELSTAYPENRIHLAGNGKLISELKLGKNVNWFQSINEFEHTIKNVLNAN, from the coding sequence ATGAATTACTCCATTTCTGATCTTGAACAACTATCGGGCGTACAAGTCCACACGATCAGAATCTGGGAACGCAGGTATAATGCACTGGAACCCATGCGTTCAGCAGGAAATACACGCATGTACAATGATGATCATCTGAGAAGATTGCTGAATATTGTAAGTATTAGTCAGACTGGTCTGAAAATATCACAAGTCTGTGCCCTCTCCGAAAAAGAGATGAATGATTTTCTTAAAAAGGAAATAGACCAGACGGTTTCAAACGATGCACATTTTGAATACTACACCTCCCAGCTTTTAAAATACGGTTTAGTTTATGATGAGTCCGGATTTGATGAGCTCATCAATAAATGTATTCACGATAATGGAATGATCACCACTTATAAACAGGTAATTTATCCCCTGTTAGTAAGACTAGGGCTCATGTGGAGGAAAGATGATATCTGTCCTGCGCAAGAACATTTTTTATCCAATCTGGTCAGGCAAAAGCTCTATGCTGCCATTAATGACCTGCCTGCGGTGAACGAAGTAAAATCATCATGGCTGTTATTTTTACCGGAAGCCGAAGGTCACGATATCGGACTCTTGTTTGCCAATTACATCCTTAAACAAGCCGGGCAAAAAGTAATTTATCTCGGGGGCAGAGTTCCATTGGACTCTGTAAAAGACGCGATGCAAAACAAGCAAGTCAAACATATGTTATTGTTTATGGTGCGCAGCCAGCCATTAGAAACAGCAAATGATTATCTCAGCGAATTAAGTACCGCTTATCCTGAAAACAGAATTCATCTCGCAGGTAACGGAAAATTGATCAGTGAATTGAAACTGGGCAAAAATGTAAATTGGTTTCAATCTATTAATGAATTTGAACACACTATCAAAAACGTCTTAAATGCCAACTAA
- a CDS encoding phytoene/squalene synthase family protein translates to MKEIFDRLSVECSKITTKRYSTSFSLGIYFLGKKLRNPIYSIYGFVRLADEIVDSFHDFDKPFLLAKFRQDCYEAIEHKISLNPILNSFQQVVNEYAIDQELIELFLKSMEMDLDQKQYTPELYDQYILGSAEVVGLMCLNVFTEGDKVQYERLKDSAMKLGSAFQKVNFLRDINADYFNLSRTYFPNIDLSVFSNHEKQIIEKEIEQEFKQALAGIKQLPASSKNGVYLAYIYYKELFNKIKSATAEKVMSKRIRISNSHKFGLMCDSIIRYKMNAI, encoded by the coding sequence ATGAAAGAGATATTTGACCGGTTGTCTGTAGAATGCAGCAAGATCACAACCAAACGTTACAGTACAAGCTTTTCATTAGGCATTTATTTTTTAGGGAAGAAATTACGCAATCCAATTTATTCAATCTACGGATTCGTACGCCTTGCCGACGAAATTGTAGATAGTTTTCATGATTTTGACAAACCGTTTCTGCTTGCAAAATTCAGACAGGACTGTTATGAGGCTATTGAACATAAAATCAGCCTGAATCCGATATTAAACTCTTTTCAGCAGGTAGTGAACGAATATGCTATTGACCAAGAACTGATTGAGCTGTTCTTAAAGAGCATGGAGATGGATCTTGATCAAAAGCAATATACTCCTGAGTTGTATGACCAATACATTTTAGGCTCAGCAGAAGTAGTTGGCTTAATGTGCCTTAACGTTTTTACAGAAGGCGATAAAGTACAATATGAACGGCTAAAAGATTCAGCTATGAAGTTAGGATCAGCATTCCAGAAAGTCAATTTCCTCAGAGATATCAATGCAGATTACTTTAACCTGAGCCGTACTTACTTTCCAAATATTGACCTTTCCGTATTCTCGAATCACGAAAAGCAAATTATAGAAAAGGAAATAGAACAGGAATTTAAGCAAGCGCTTGCCGGGATTAAACAATTACCCGCTTCTTCCAAAAACGGTGTTTATCTCGCTTACATTTATTATAAGGAGCTGTTTAATAAGATTAAAAGTGCAACCGCAGAAAAAGTAATGTCTAAAAGAATCCGGATTTCTAACAGTCATAAATTTGGCCTGATGTGTGATTCTATCATTCGTTATAAAATGAATGCGATATGA
- a CDS encoding lycopene cyclase domain-containing protein, protein MKYTYLLIDFFTISVPFIYSFHPKLNFYKTWKAFFPAVLLTGIIFLLWDVYFTSLGVWGFNPDYLVGLTAGNMPIEEILFFFCIPYACVFTFHCLDLFIKKPIPLSVEKILTPALILICILMSVLYRGHIYPAATFLLLAAVLFYSRYVLKIGWLPKFYIIYTVLLFPFLIVNGLLTGTGLDAPIVWYDNNQIIGFRILTIPVEDVFYGMALILVNLLCYKHLLSRRSVSKIA, encoded by the coding sequence ATGAAGTACACGTACCTCCTGATTGATTTTTTCACGATTAGTGTTCCTTTCATTTATTCTTTTCATCCAAAACTAAACTTTTACAAAACCTGGAAGGCTTTTTTCCCTGCGGTTCTGTTAACCGGAATCATCTTCTTACTCTGGGATGTGTATTTTACCAGTCTTGGCGTCTGGGGGTTTAATCCTGATTATCTGGTTGGTTTAACAGCAGGCAATATGCCTATAGAAGAAATTCTATTCTTCTTCTGTATCCCCTACGCCTGTGTATTTACTTTTCATTGTCTGGATCTGTTCATTAAAAAACCGATTCCGCTCAGCGTTGAAAAAATTCTGACGCCTGCACTTATTTTGATTTGTATACTGATGTCGGTTTTATATCGCGGTCATATTTATCCGGCAGCCACTTTTCTGTTATTAGCTGCCGTGCTCTTCTATAGCAGATATGTCTTAAAAATTGGCTGGCTGCCAAAATTCTATATCATTTATACGGTACTGCTTTTTCCTTTTTTAATCGTTAATGGTTTATTGACTGGAACTGGCCTGGATGCGCCTATAGTTTGGTATGATAACAACCAGATTATTGGTTTCAGAATATTAACCATCCCTGTAGAAGATGTGTTTTACGGAATGGCACTCATATTGGTCAACTTATTATGCTATAAGCACCTGCTTAGCCGTCGCTCTGTTTCAAAAATAGCTTAA
- the tssD gene encoding type VI secretion system tube protein TssD — MAFKARLNFSGKEYDVLHCAYSLNRDVDAKGRPSSGVYGGTIDIELESTEDTSVIEAMVNNQYKPLAGTLLIKKSEEDAKMKEVHFEDGYIVKYTEGINITGDNPMTLKFQISARKLKAGNAEHVNDWPKA, encoded by the coding sequence ATGGCTTTCAAAGCAAGATTAAACTTTTCGGGCAAGGAGTACGATGTGCTTCACTGTGCCTATTCTCTAAACCGTGATGTAGATGCAAAAGGAAGACCCTCTTCCGGAGTGTATGGTGGAACGATCGATATCGAACTCGAATCTACCGAAGACACCTCTGTCATCGAAGCAATGGTAAACAACCAGTACAAACCTTTAGCTGGCACGCTGCTGATTAAAAAATCAGAAGAAGATGCCAAGATGAAGGAAGTTCATTTTGAAGACGGGTATATTGTGAAATATACCGAAGGAATCAACATCACCGGAGATAATCCGATGACCTTGAAATTCCAGATCTCTGCACGTAAACTAAAAGCAGGGAATGCCGAACATGTTAATGATTGGCCAAAAGCGTAA
- a CDS encoding phytoene desaturase family protein: MPTKAAQSLPKIAVIGAGFAGISAAAYLAKNGYEVDVYEKNSTVGGRARQMETENGYVFDMGPSWYWMPDVFEKFFNDFGYQAKDFYELELLDPGFSVVYGQNDVLDIPADFNALCDTFEAIEPGSALKLQQFLEEAAYKYKTGIEKLVYKPGLSLLEFADMDLIKGVFKLQVFTSFSSHVKKYFKHPKLIALMEFPVLFLGATPEDTPALYSLMNYAGLKLGTWYPKGGFGKVIEAMKTVAEKNGVKFHLGESVSALKIEGKQIQSLSSSKQTKVYDGYIAAADYHHVEEKLLGENYRNYPEKYWDKRVLAPSCLIFYLGVTRKTERLGHHTLFFDEDLKQHAIEIYKEPQWPSKPLFYVCCPSRTDPAVAPDGHENLFVLMPLATNMEDTAILREQYFELIMNRLESYTGVEIRKHLDYKSSYCVADFKLDYNSYKGNAYGLANTLMQTANLKPSLKNKKVENMFYAGQLTVPGPGVPPSIISGHVAASQLIKYFNKNL; the protein is encoded by the coding sequence ATGCCAACTAAAGCAGCACAATCTTTACCCAAAATAGCAGTTATAGGCGCCGGATTTGCTGGCATCAGTGCAGCAGCTTACCTGGCCAAAAATGGTTATGAAGTTGATGTATATGAAAAAAACAGTACTGTTGGTGGCCGGGCGAGGCAAATGGAAACTGAAAACGGTTATGTGTTTGATATGGGGCCGAGCTGGTACTGGATGCCGGATGTCTTTGAGAAATTCTTTAACGATTTTGGTTATCAGGCTAAAGATTTTTACGAACTGGAGCTTTTAGATCCCGGTTTTTCTGTTGTATATGGTCAAAACGACGTCCTCGATATCCCGGCAGATTTCAACGCACTCTGTGATACTTTTGAAGCGATTGAGCCAGGAAGTGCTTTAAAACTTCAGCAATTTCTGGAAGAAGCAGCCTATAAATATAAAACCGGAATTGAAAAACTAGTTTATAAACCGGGTCTGTCTTTATTGGAGTTCGCGGATATGGATCTCATTAAAGGTGTATTTAAATTACAAGTATTCACTTCTTTTAGTAGCCACGTTAAAAAGTATTTTAAGCATCCGAAACTCATTGCATTGATGGAATTTCCAGTTTTATTTCTGGGTGCAACGCCCGAAGATACGCCTGCGTTATACAGTTTAATGAATTATGCAGGTTTAAAACTGGGCACATGGTATCCTAAAGGTGGATTTGGAAAAGTGATTGAGGCCATGAAAACAGTAGCTGAAAAGAACGGTGTAAAATTCCATTTAGGAGAATCCGTTTCTGCCTTAAAAATCGAAGGAAAACAAATTCAAAGCCTGAGCTCTTCCAAACAGACAAAAGTCTATGACGGTTATATTGCTGCTGCCGATTATCATCACGTAGAAGAAAAGCTGCTTGGCGAAAATTATAGAAATTACCCGGAGAAATATTGGGACAAACGTGTTCTGGCTCCCTCCTGCCTGATCTTCTATCTGGGCGTAACCAGGAAAACAGAACGTCTGGGTCACCACACCTTATTCTTTGATGAAGACCTGAAACAACATGCTATTGAAATTTACAAAGAACCACAATGGCCTTCTAAACCCTTGTTTTATGTCTGCTGTCCATCCAGAACTGACCCTGCCGTAGCACCCGATGGACATGAGAATCTGTTTGTGTTAATGCCACTGGCAACAAATATGGAAGACACAGCAATACTAAGGGAACAATATTTTGAGCTGATCATGAACCGTCTGGAAAGTTATACCGGCGTTGAAATCCGTAAACACCTGGATTATAAGAGCAGTTATTGTGTAGCAGATTTTAAACTGGATTATAACTCTTATAAGGGCAATGCTTATGGTTTAGCAAACACATTAATGCAGACTGCCAATCTCAAACCTTCATTAAAAAACAAAAAGGTCGAAAACATGTTTTATGCAGGCCAGCTTACTGTACCCGGGCCAGGCGTTCCTCCATCTATTATCTCTGGCCACGTGGCTGCCAGTCAACTGATAAAATACTTTAATAAAAACTTATGA